In the Natronobacterium texcoconense genome, one interval contains:
- a CDS encoding DUF4212 domain-containing protein translates to MQDKNNHDTAGDSHELATDGGMSDVKREQQIDYMDVEINLLKPATPFMRDHLRVIWLGFAVWVLTTFAPITLTRLAPDVMTTQMPVIGFPLHYFLIAIVGPSAALILSVWYAKKRDQIDEKYGIEQPTAATETTETVPDDAAATDGGTDE, encoded by the coding sequence ATGCAAGATAAAAACAATCACGATACGGCGGGCGATTCCCACGAACTGGCGACCGACGGTGGGATGAGTGACGTCAAACGAGAACAGCAAATCGACTACATGGACGTCGAGATCAACCTCCTGAAGCCAGCGACCCCGTTCATGCGGGACCACCTGCGAGTAATCTGGCTCGGCTTCGCCGTCTGGGTTCTGACGACGTTCGCACCGATCACGTTGACGCGTCTTGCGCCCGATGTGATGACGACCCAGATGCCGGTGATCGGCTTCCCGCTTCACTACTTCCTGATAGCGATCGTTGGCCCGTCGGCGGCACTGATCCTCTCGGTGTGGTACGCGAAAAAGCGCGACCAGATCGACGAGAAGTACGGGATCGAGCAGCCGACTGCTGCGACAGAGACGACCGAGACGGTTCCGGACGATGCGGCAGCAACTGATGGAGGTACCGACGAATGA
- the acs gene encoding acetate--CoA ligase: MSQEDAELEARLEEQDTFEPPESFVEQANVSDPGIYEEFEENWPECWERAAEFLDWEESYDEVLDESDAPTYRWFTDGKLNASQNCLDRHVEDGAKNRAAIKWEGELGETRTYTYGDLLNEVNEFAAALRDLGVEEDDVVTMYMPMVPELPIAMLACARIGAPHSVVFAGFSADALATRMNDADSEYLITCDGYYRRGDALDHISKSNEGLEDVDHETETVVVDRLGDALEHSLTDDQHDYGELVEEHAGETVEPVTRDAEDMLFLMYTSGTTGKPKGVKHTTGGYLAYAAWTSHSVLDLEPEDTYWCSADIGWITGHSYILYGPLALGTTTVMYEGTPDYPDKDRFWEIIEKNRVDVFYTAPTAIRAFMKWGKEYPERHDLSSLRLLGTVGEPINPRAWKWYYDHIGGEECPIVDTWWQTETGGHMITTLPGVGEMKPGSAGPGLPGIDAKIVDAAGDEISAGEAGYLTVQKPWPGMLRTLYRNDERFVSEYWEEYSDPDADEWVYFPEDGAKIDEDGYITVLGRVDDVINVSGHRLGTMEIESAAVGVEGVAEAAVVGGDHEVKGEAVYVYAIPEDGYEGGDDLEDAVVDSIVDSIGPIAKPEDVIFTHELPKTRSGKIMRRLLEDIASGNELGNTSTLRNPGVVDDIADQVQTD; this comes from the coding sequence ATGTCACAGGAGGATGCGGAACTCGAGGCACGACTCGAGGAGCAAGATACGTTCGAGCCTCCCGAGTCGTTCGTCGAGCAGGCCAACGTATCGGATCCGGGGATCTACGAGGAGTTCGAGGAGAACTGGCCGGAGTGTTGGGAACGCGCTGCGGAGTTTCTCGACTGGGAGGAGTCCTACGACGAGGTCTTGGACGAGTCGGACGCACCGACCTATCGCTGGTTTACGGACGGGAAGCTAAACGCCTCCCAGAACTGTCTCGACAGACACGTCGAGGACGGCGCGAAGAACCGCGCCGCGATCAAGTGGGAAGGCGAACTGGGTGAAACACGGACGTACACGTACGGGGACCTCCTGAACGAGGTCAACGAGTTCGCGGCCGCGCTGCGGGATCTCGGCGTCGAGGAGGACGACGTCGTCACGATGTACATGCCGATGGTCCCGGAGCTACCGATCGCGATGCTCGCGTGTGCTCGCATCGGCGCACCGCACAGCGTCGTCTTCGCCGGCTTCTCCGCAGACGCACTCGCGACCCGGATGAACGACGCCGACAGCGAGTACCTGATTACCTGTGACGGATACTACCGGCGCGGTGACGCACTCGACCACATCTCGAAGTCGAACGAGGGCCTCGAGGACGTCGACCACGAGACGGAGACGGTCGTCGTCGATCGACTCGGCGACGCACTCGAGCACTCGCTGACCGACGACCAGCACGATTACGGTGAACTGGTCGAGGAACACGCTGGCGAGACGGTCGAGCCGGTTACCCGGGACGCCGAGGACATGCTGTTCCTGATGTACACGTCGGGAACGACGGGCAAGCCCAAAGGCGTCAAGCACACGACGGGTGGCTACCTGGCGTACGCCGCCTGGACGAGCCACTCGGTGCTCGACCTGGAACCCGAGGACACCTACTGGTGTTCGGCGGACATCGGCTGGATTACCGGCCACTCCTACATCCTGTACGGGCCGCTGGCGCTTGGCACCACGACGGTGATGTACGAGGGGACGCCGGATTATCCGGACAAAGACCGGTTCTGGGAGATCATCGAGAAGAACCGCGTCGACGTCTTCTACACCGCGCCGACGGCGATCCGGGCGTTCATGAAGTGGGGCAAGGAGTACCCCGAACGCCACGATCTCTCGTCGCTTCGCCTGCTGGGGACCGTCGGGGAACCGATCAACCCGCGGGCCTGGAAGTGGTACTACGACCACATCGGTGGCGAGGAGTGCCCGATCGTCGACACCTGGTGGCAGACCGAGACCGGCGGCCACATGATTACGACGCTGCCCGGCGTCGGCGAGATGAAACCCGGCTCCGCCGGGCCGGGGCTACCCGGTATCGACGCCAAGATCGTCGACGCCGCCGGCGACGAGATCAGTGCCGGTGAAGCAGGGTATCTCACTGTCCAGAAGCCGTGGCCGGGGATGCTTCGAACCCTCTACCGGAACGACGAGCGGTTCGTCTCCGAGTACTGGGAGGAGTACTCCGACCCCGACGCCGACGAGTGGGTCTACTTCCCCGAGGACGGTGCGAAGATCGACGAAGACGGCTACATCACCGTACTGGGCCGGGTCGACGACGTGATCAACGTCTCCGGCCACCGCCTCGGCACGATGGAGATCGAGTCGGCCGCGGTCGGCGTCGAAGGAGTCGCAGAGGCCGCCGTCGTCGGCGGTGACCACGAGGTCAAAGGCGAAGCGGTGTACGTCTACGCCATCCCCGAAGACGGCTACGAGGGCGGCGACGACCTCGAAGATGCGGTCGTCGACTCGATCGTCGACTCGATCGGGCCGATCGCCAAACCCGAGGACGTGATCTTCACGCACGAACTGCCCAAGACCCGCTCGGGCAAGATCATGCGCCGACTGCTCGAGGACATCGCGAGCGGGAACGAGCTGGGTAACACGTCGACGCTTCGTAATCCCGGGGTCGTCGACGACATCGCAGACCAGGTCCAAACGGACTGA
- a CDS encoding VC_2705 family sodium/solute symporter: MIDTTPMFVDLVAQIDTVPLQASEELLPEGLDISFKPLPSIIVVAMMLSFLAAGVLYKVADTDDMWVAGRSIGNIENGMAIGANWMSAASYLGMAALIALSGVYGLAFVVGWTTGYFILLIFMAAQMRRFGKYTAPDFVGDRFNSDTARAIAAITTFLIGFVYALGQARGMGLVGMYILGDWSAITGGVLSAYQTMMVLFMVVTVAYLTLSGMLGATKNMVLQYVILIGAFLLGLLATGWTAGFSTVLPQIEYGMLIDQLGAEFSDPFAGGSYYLWIATCFSLVFGTCGLPHVLVRFYTVQNERVARWSCTWGLFFIALLYLSAPAFAAFGTALYGQEIGAVYGDPGMTGAAGDVIVVLAAQLAGLPTWFVGIVAAGGIAAAVATTAGLFIAASSAISHDIYANIINEDATQRQQVLVGRLSIVAIGALSTLFALDPTAPIAALVSFAFSLAAIVLFPMFFLGLWWENTNRQGALAGMTSGLIIWLIPMFNEGHFGSGWGIEWLATWMPAIGSGLVGVPIVFAITIIVSLVTDEPPLETKQMVRQCHSPDPMPSDKTAADVVAEKNGNAPADD; encoded by the coding sequence ATGATCGATACTACCCCGATGTTCGTCGATCTGGTTGCACAGATCGATACAGTCCCCCTACAGGCAAGCGAGGAGTTACTCCCGGAGGGACTTGACATCTCGTTCAAACCACTCCCGTCGATCATCGTCGTCGCGATGATGCTGTCGTTCCTCGCGGCTGGCGTCCTCTACAAGGTCGCCGACACCGACGACATGTGGGTCGCCGGTCGGTCGATTGGAAACATCGAGAACGGGATGGCGATCGGTGCGAACTGGATGTCCGCCGCGTCGTACCTCGGAATGGCAGCCCTGATCGCGCTTTCGGGCGTGTACGGGCTGGCCTTCGTCGTCGGCTGGACGACCGGATACTTCATCCTGCTGATCTTCATGGCCGCACAGATGCGCCGGTTCGGGAAGTACACGGCACCGGACTTCGTCGGTGACCGCTTCAACTCCGACACCGCCCGCGCAATTGCGGCGATCACGACGTTCCTGATCGGGTTCGTCTACGCGCTCGGTCAGGCTCGCGGGATGGGACTGGTCGGGATGTACATCCTCGGTGACTGGTCGGCGATCACTGGCGGCGTGCTGAGCGCCTACCAGACGATGATGGTGCTATTCATGGTCGTTACCGTCGCGTACCTGACTCTCTCGGGAATGCTCGGTGCGACCAAGAACATGGTCCTGCAGTACGTCATCCTCATCGGTGCGTTCCTGCTGGGCCTGCTGGCCACCGGCTGGACGGCTGGCTTCTCGACGGTGCTTCCCCAGATCGAGTACGGGATGCTGATCGACCAGCTCGGTGCGGAGTTCTCCGATCCGTTCGCTGGCGGTAGTTACTATCTGTGGATCGCGACGTGTTTCAGCCTGGTTTTCGGTACGTGTGGGCTCCCACACGTGCTGGTCAGGTTCTACACAGTGCAAAACGAACGAGTTGCCCGCTGGTCGTGCACTTGGGGGCTGTTCTTCATCGCGCTGCTGTACCTGAGCGCGCCCGCGTTCGCTGCGTTCGGGACGGCGCTATACGGTCAGGAGATCGGTGCCGTCTACGGCGACCCCGGCATGACTGGGGCTGCAGGTGACGTGATCGTCGTGCTCGCAGCACAACTGGCTGGCTTGCCGACGTGGTTCGTCGGTATCGTCGCGGCGGGCGGTATCGCCGCTGCGGTCGCGACGACGGCCGGCCTGTTCATCGCCGCATCGTCGGCGATCTCCCACGACATCTACGCAAACATCATCAACGAAGACGCGACCCAGCGCCAGCAGGTGCTGGTCGGTCGCTTAAGCATCGTCGCGATCGGTGCGCTCTCGACGCTGTTCGCTCTGGACCCGACGGCACCCATCGCCGCGCTGGTGTCGTTCGCGTTCTCGCTGGCCGCGATCGTGCTGTTCCCGATGTTCTTCCTCGGACTCTGGTGGGAGAACACGAACCGCCAGGGCGCACTTGCCGGGATGACGAGCGGATTGATTATCTGGCTCATTCCGATGTTCAACGAGGGACACTTCGGTTCCGGCTGGGGAATCGAGTGGCTCGCAACCTGGATGCCGGCTATCGGTTCGGGACTCGTGGGCGTGCCCATCGTCTTCGCTATCACCATCATCGTCTCGCTGGTCACCGACGAACCACCGCTCGAGACGAAACAGATGGTTCGGCAGTGTCACAGCCCCGATCCGATGCCGAGTGACAAGACTGCGGCGGACGTCGTCGCCGAAAAGAACGGAAACGCACCTGCAGACGACTAA